A genomic region of Haliotis asinina isolate JCU_RB_2024 chromosome 1, JCU_Hal_asi_v2, whole genome shotgun sequence contains the following coding sequences:
- the LOC137275391 gene encoding uncharacterized protein, translated as MSRDPSLAPKGDMFRDPSLAPKGDMFRDPSLAPKGDMSRDPSLAPKGDMSRDPSLAPKGDMSRDPSLAPKGDMSRDPSLAPKGDMSRDPSLAPKGDMSRDPSLAPKGDMSRDPSLAPKGDMSRDPSLAPKGDMSRDPSLAPKGDMSRDPSLAPKGDMSRDPSLAPKGDMSRDPSLAPKGDMSRDPSLAPKGDMSRDPSLPPKGDMSRDPSLAPKGDMFRDPSLAPKGDMSRDPSLAPKGDMSRDPSLAPKGDMSRDPSLAPKGDMSRDPSLAPKGDMSRDPSLAPKGDMSRDPSLAPKGDMSRDPSLAPKGDMSRDPSLAPKGDMSRDPSLAPKGDMSRDPSLAPKGDMSRDPSLAPKGDMSRDPSLAPKGDMSRDPSLAPKGDMSRDPSLAPKGDMSRDPSLAPKGDMSRDPSLAPKGDMSRDPSLAPKGDMSRDPSLAPKGDMSRDPSLAPKGDMSRDPSLAPKGDMSRDPSLAPKGDMSRDPSLAPKGDMSRDPSLAPKGDMSRDPSLAPKGDMSRDPSLAPKGDMSRDPSLAPKGDMSRDPSLAPKGDMSRDPSLAPKGDMSRDPSLAPKGDMSRDPSLAPKGDMSRDPSLAPKGDMSRDPSLAPKGDMSRDPSLAPKGDMSRDPSLAPKGDMSRDPSLAPKGDMSRDPSLAPKGDMSRDPSLAPKGDVSRDPSLAPKGDMSRDPSLAPKGDMSRDPSLAPKGDMSRDPSLAPKGDMSRDPSLAPKGDMSRDPSLAPKGDMSRDPSLAPKGDMSRDPSLAPKGDMSRDPSLAPKGDMSRDPSLAPKGDMSRDPSLAPKGDQQKMKRPGHMLRFVMLVKRQVQ; from the coding sequence ATGTCCAGAGACCCAAGTCTTGCACCAAAAGGAGATATGTTCAGAGACCCAAGTCTTGCACCGAAAGGAGATATGTTCAGAGACCCAAGTCTTGCACCGAAAGGAGATATGTCCAGAGACCCAAGTCTTGCACCAAAAGGAGATATGTCCAGAGACCCAAGTCTTGCACCAAAAGGAGATATGTCCAGAGACCCAAGTCTTGCACCGAAAGGAGATATGTCCAGAGACCCAAGTCTTGCACCAAAAGGAGATATGTCCAGAGACCCAAGTCTTGCACCAAAAGGAGATATGTCCAGAGACCCAAGTCTTGCACCGAAAGGAGATATGTCCAGAGACCCAAGTCTTGCACCGAAAGGAGATATGTCCAGAGACCCAAGTCTTGCACCGAAAGGAGATATGTCCAGAGACCCAAGTCTTGCACCGAAAGGAGATATGTCCAGAGACCCAAGTCTTGCACCGAAAGGAGATATGTCCAGAGACCCAAGTCTTGCACCGAAAGGAGATATGTCCAGAGACCCAAGTCTTGCACCGAAAGGAGATATGTCCAGAGACCCAAGTCTTGCACCGAAAGGAGATATGTCCAGAGACCCAAGTCTTCCACCGAAAGGAGATATGTCCAGAGACCCAAGTCTTGCACCAAAAGGAGATATGTTCAGAGACCCAAGTCTTGCACCGAAAGGAGATATGTCCAGAGACCCAAGTCTTGCACCAAAAGGAGATATGTCCAGAGACCCAAGTCTTGCACCGAAAGGAGATATGTCCAGAGACCCAAGTCTTGCACCGAAAGGAGATATGTCCAGAGACCCAAGTCTTGCACCGAAAGGAGATATGTCCAGAGACCCAAGTCTTGCACCGAAAGGAGATATGTCCAGAGACCCAAGTCTTGCACCAAAAGGAGATATGTCCAGAGACCCAAGTCTTGCACCAAAAGGAGATATGTCCAGAGACCCAAGTCTTGCACCGAAAGGAGATATGTCCAGAGACCCAAGTCTTGCACCGAAAGGAGATATGTCCAGAGACCCAAGTCTTGCACCGAAAGGAGATATGTCCAGAGACCCAAGTCTTGCACCGAAAGGAGATATGTCCAGAGACCCAAGTCTTGCACCGAAAGGAGATATGTCCAGAGACCCAAGTCTTGCACCGAAAGGAGATATGTCCAGAGACCCAAGTCTTGCACCGAAAGGAGATATGTCCAGAGACCCAAGTCTTGCACCGAAAGGAGATATGTCCAGAGACCCAAGTCTTGCACCGAAAGGAGATATGTCCAGAGACCCAAGTCTTGCACCGAAAGGAGATATGTCCAGAGACCCAAGTCTTGCACCGAAAGGAGATATGTCCAGAGACCCAAGTCTTGCACCGAAAGGAGATATGTCCAGAGACCCAAGTCTTGCACCGAAAGGAGATATGTCCAGAGACCCAAGTCTTGCACCGAAAGGAGATATGTCCAGAGACCCAAGTCTTGCACCAAAAGGAGATATGTCCAGAGACCCAAGTCTTGCACCGAAAGGAGATATGTCCAGAGACCCAAGTCTTGCACCGAAAGGAGATATGTCCAGAGACCCAAGTCTTGCACCGAAAGGAGATATGTCCAGAGACCCAAGTCTTGCACCGAAAGGAGATATGTCCAGAGACCCAAGTCTTGCACCAAAAGGAGATATGTCCCGAGACCCAAGTCTTGCACCGAAAGGAGATATGTCCAGAGACCCAAGTCTTGCACCGAAAGGAGATATGTCCAGAGACCCAAGTCTTGCACCGAAAGGAGATATGTCCAGAGACCCAAGTCTTGCACCGAAAGGAGATATGTCCAGAGACCCAAGTCTTGCACCGAAAGGAGATATGTCCAGAGACCCAAGTCTTGCACCGAAAGGAGATATGTCCAGAGACCCAAGTCTTGCACCGAAAGGAGATATGTCCAGAGACCCAAGTCTTGCACCGAAAGGAGATATGTCCAGAGACCCAAGTCTTGCACCGAAAGGAGATATGTCCAGAGACCCAAGTCTTGCACCGAAAGGAGATGTGTCCAGAGACCCAAGTCTTGCACCGAAAGGAGATATGTCCAGAGACCCAAGTCTTGCACCAAAAGGAGATATGTCCAGAGACCCAAGTCTTGCACCAAAAGGAGATATGTCCAGAGACCCAAGTCTTGCACCAAAAGGAGATATGTCCAGAGACCCAAGTCTTGCACCGAAAGGAGATATGTCCAGAGACCCAAGTCTTGCACCAAAAGGAGATATGTCCAGAGACCCAAGTCTTGCACCGAAAGGAGATATGTCCAGAGACCCAAGTCTTGCACCAAAAGGAGATATGTCCAGAGACCCAAGTCTTGCACCAAAAGGAGATATGTCCAGAGACCCAAGTCTTGCACCAAAAGGAGATATGTCCAGAGACCCAAGTCTTGCACCGAAAGGAGATCAGCAGAAAATGAAACGACCAGGTCATATGCTGAGATTTGTGATGTTGGTAAAAAGGCAAGTCCAATAA